In Homo sapiens chromosome 17 genomic scaffold, GRCh38.p14 alternate locus group ALT_REF_LOCI_1 HSCHR17_1_CTG5, a single window of DNA contains:
- the LRRC37A2 gene encoding leucine-rich repeat-containing protein 37A2 isoform 2 precursor (isoform 2 precursor is encoded by transcript variant 2; The RefSeq protein has 15 substitutions compared to this genomic sequence): MSSAQCPALVCVMSRLRFWGPWPLLMWQLLWLLVKEAQPLEWVKDPLQLTSNPLGPPDSWSSHSSHFPRESPHAPTLPADPWDFDHLGPSASSEMPAPPQESTENLVPFLDTWDSAGEQPLEPEQFLASQQDLKDKLSPQERLPVSPKKLKKDPAQRWSLAEIIGITRQLSTPQSQKQTLQNEYSSTDTPYPGSLPPELRVKSDEPPGPSEQVGPSQFHLEPETQNPETLEDIQSSSLQQEAPAQLPQLLEEEPSSMQQEAPALPPESSMESLTLPNHEVSVQPPGEDQAYYHLPNITVKPADVEVTITSEPTNETESSQAQQETPIQFPEEVEPSATQQEAPIEPPVPPMEHELSISEQQQPVQPSESPREVESSPTQQETPGQPPEHHEVTVSPPGHHQTHHLASPSVSVKPPDVQLTIAAEPSAEVGTSLVHQEATTRLSGSGNDVEPPAIQHGGPPLLPESSEEAGPLAVQQETSFQSPEPINNENPSPTQQEAAAEHPQTAEEGESSLTHQEAPAQTPEFPNVVVAQPPEHSHLTQATVQPLDLGFTITPESKTEVELSPTMKETPTQPPKKVVPQLRVYQGVTNPTPGQDQAQHPVSPSVTVQLLDLGLTITPEPTTEVGHSTPPKRTIVSPKHPEVTLPHPDQVQTQHSHLTRATVQPLDLGFTITPKSMTEVEPSTALMTTAPPPGHPEVTLPPSDKGQAQHSHLTQATVQPLDLELTITTKPTTEVKPSPTTEETSTQPPDLGLAIIPEPTTETRHSTALEKTTAPRPDRVQTLHRSLTEVTGPPTELEPAQDSLVQSESYTQNKALTAPEEHKASTSTNICELCTCGDEMLSCIDLNPEQRLRQVPVPEPNTHNGTFTILNFQGNYISYIDGNVWKAYSWTEKLILRENNLTELHKDSFEGLLSLQYLDLSCNKIQSIERHTFEPLPFLKFINLSCNVITELSFGTFQAWHGMQFLHKLILNHNPLTTVEDPYLFKLPALKYLDMGTTLVPLTTLKNILMMTVELEKLILPSHMACCLCQFKNSIEAVCKTVKLHCNSACLTNTTHCPEEASVGNPEGAFMKVLQARKNYTSTELIVEPEEPSDSSGINLSGFGSEQLDTNDESDFISTLSYILPYFSAVNLDVKSLLLPFIKLPTTGNSLAKIQTVGQNRQRVKRVLMGPRSIQKRHFKEVGRQSIRREQGAQASVENAAEEKRLGSPAPREVEQPHTQQGPEKLAGNAVYTKPSFTQEHKAAVSVLKPFSKGAPSTSSPAKALPQVRDRWKDLTHAISILESAKARVTNTKTSKPIVHARKKYRFHKTRSHVTHRTPKVKKSPKVRKKSYLSRLMLANRLPFSAAKSLINSPSQGAFSSLGDLSPQENPFLEVSAPSEHFIENNNTKHTTARNAFEENDFMENTNMPEGTISENTNYNHPHEADSAGTAFNLGPTVKQTETKWEYNNVGTDLSPEPKSFNYPLLSSPGDQFEIQLTQQLQSLIPNNNVRRLIAHVIRTLKMDCSGAHVQVTCAKLISRTGHLMKLLSGQQEVKASKIEWDTDQWKIENYINESTEAQSEQKEKSLELKKEVPGYGYTDKLILALIVTGILTILIILFCLIVICCHRRSLQEDEEGFSRGIFRFLPWRGCSSRRESQDGLSSFGQPLWFKDMYKPLSATRINNHAWKLHKKSSNEDKILNRDPGEAPTEEEESEALP, translated from the exons ATGACTTCCGCTCAGTGCCCGGCACTAGCGTGTGTCATGTCCCCGCTGCGTTTCTGGGGCCCATGGCCCCTCCTTATGTGGCAACTATTGTGGCTACTAGTCAAGGaggctcagcctctggagtgggtCAAGGACCCGCTCCAGCTGACCTCTAACCCCCTGGGGCCGCCTGAGCCCTGGTCTTCCCACTCCTCCCATTTCCCACGGGAATCTCCCCATGCGCCTACTCTCCCAGCAGACCCGTGGGACTTTGATCACCTGGGGCCCTCTGCTTCCTCAGAGATGCCAGCCCCACCCCAGGAATCGACTGAAAATTTGGTTCCATTCCTGGACACCTGGGATTCAGCTGGAGAGCTGCCCCTGGAGCCAGAGCAGTTCTTGGCTTCACAGCAGGATTTAAAGGACAAGCTGAGTCCACAGGAAAGGCTCCCTGTTTCGCCCAAGAAGCTGAAGAAAGATCCAGCTCAGCGTTGGAGCCTTGCTGAGATTATTGGAATTATACGCCAATTATCCACACCTCAGAGTCAGAAACAGACTTTGCAGAATGAATATTCCAGTACAGATACACCGTATCCCGGTAGCCTGCCTCCAGAACTCCGGGTGAAGTCAGATGAGCCTCCAGGGCCCTCTGAGCAAGTTGGACCTTCTCAATTCCATCTAGAGCCCGAAACTCAAAATCCAGAGACCCTTGAAGACATCCAGTCCTCTTCACTCCAGCAAGAAGCCCCAGCACAGCTTCCACAGCTCCTTGAGGAAGAACCTTCTTCAATGCAGCAGGaggccccagctctgcctccagagtCCTCTATGGAGAGTCTAACTCTACCGAATCATGAGGTGTCAGTTCAACCTCCAGGTGAGGATCAAGCTTATTATCACTTGCCCAACATTACAGTTAAACCTGCAGATGTGGAGGTTACCATAACTTCAGAGCCTACCAATGAGACAGAATCTTCCCAAGCCCAGCAGGAGACCCCAATTCAGTTTCCAGAGGAGGTGGAACCTTCTGCAACCCAACAGGAGGCCCCAATTGAGCCTCCAGTTCCTCCTATGGAGCATGAACTTTCCATCAGTGAGCAGCAGCAGCCAGTTCAGCCTTCTGAGTCTCCTAGGGAGGTCGAATCTTCTCCGACCCAGCAGGAGACCCCAGGTCAGCCTCCAGAACATCATGAAGTCACAGTTTCACCTCCAGGTCACCATCaaactcatcatttagcttcaCCCAGTGTCTCTGTGAAGCCTCCAGACGTGCAGCTCACCATAGCAGCAGAGCCTAGTGCAGAGGTGGGAACTTCTCTAGTCCACCAGGAGGCTACAACTCGGCTCTCAGGGTCAGGTAATGATGTAGAACCTCCCGCCATCCAGCACGGGGGCCCACCTCTGCTTCCAGAGTCATCAGAAGAAGCTGGACCTTTAGCAGTTCAACAGGAGACTTCATTTCAATCTCCGGAACCTATTAATAATGAGAACCCCTCTCCAACCCAGCAGGAGGCTGCAGCTGAGCATCCACAGACCGCTGAGGAGGGTGAGTCTTCCCTAACCCATCAGGAGGCCCCAGCTCAGACTCCAGAGTTCCCTAATGTAGTTGTAGCTCAACCTCCAGAGCATTCACACCTGACTCAAGCCACAGTTCAACCTTTGGATCTGGGGTTTACCATCACTCCAGAATCCAAGACAGAGGTTGAACTTTCTCCAACCATGAAGGAGaccccaactcagcctcctaagaaagTTGTACCCCAACTTCGAGTATATCAAGGGGTAACAAATCCAACACCAGGTCAGGATCAAGCTCAGCATCCAGTGTCACCCAGCGTTACAGTTCAACTTTTGGACCTGGGACTTACCATCACTCCAGAACCTACTACGGAGGTTGGACATTCTACACCCCCGAAGAGGACTATAGTTTCTCCAAAGCATCCTGAGGTGACACTTCCACATCCAGACCAGGTTCAGACTCAGCATTCACACCTGACTCGAGCCACAGTTCAACCTTTGGACCTGGGGTTTACCATCACTCCAAAATCCATGACAGAGGTTGAACCTTCTACAGCCCTGATGACTACAGCTCCTCCTCCAGGACACCCTGAGGTGACACTTCCACCTTCAGACAAGGGTCAGGCTCAGCATTCACACCTGACTCAAGCCACCGTTCAACCTCTGGACCTGGAGCTTACCATAACTACAAAACCTACTACAGAGGTTAAACCATCTCCAACCACGGAGGAGACCTCAACTCAGCCTCCAGACCTGGGACTTGCCATCATTCCAGAACCCACTACAGAGACTGGACATTCTACAGCCCTGGAGAAGACTACAGCTCCTCGTCCAGACCGGGTTCAGACTCTGCATCGAAGCCTGACTGAAGTCACAGGTCCACCTACTGAACTAGAACCTGCTCAGGATTCACTGGTGCAGTCTGAAAGTTACACCCAAAATAAGGCTTTAACTGCACCAGAGGAACACAAGGCCTCCACAAGCACCAACATATGTGAGCTCTGTACCTGCGGAGATGAGATGTTGTCATGTATTGATCTCAACCCAGAGCAGAGGCTCCGCCAAGTGCCTGTGCCAGAGCCCAACACCCACAATGGCACCTTCACCATCTT aaatttccAAGGAAACTATATTTCTTACATTGATGGAAATGTATGGAAAGCATACAGTTGGACCGAGAAACT AATTCTCAGAGAAAATAACTTGACTGAATTACACAAGGATTCATTTGAAGGCCTGCTATCCCTCCAGTATTT AGATTTATCCTGCAATAAAATACAGTCTATTGAAAGACATACATTTGAACCACTACCATTTTTGAAGTTTAT aaatcttAGTTGCAATGTAATTACAGAACTCAGCTTTGGAACATTTCAGGCCTGGCACGGAATGCAGTTTTTACATAAGTT AATTCTCAATCACAATCCTCTGACAACTGTTGAAGATCCGTATCTCTTTAAATTGCCAGCATTAAAATATCT AGACATGGGAACAACGCTAGTCCCACTTACAACACTTAAGAACATTCTCATGATGACTGTTGAACTGGAAAAAct GATCTTACCTAGCCATATGGCCTGCTGCCTCTGCCAATTTAAAAACAGCATTGAGGCTGTCTGCAAGACAGTCAAGCTGCATTGCAACAGTGCATGTCTGACAAACACCACACATTGTC CTGAAGAAGCATCGGTAGGGAATCCAGAAGGAGCGTTCATGAAGGTGTTACAAGCCCGGAAGAACTACACAAGCACTGAGCTGATTGTTGAGCCAGAGGAGCCCTCAGACAGCAGTGGCATCAACTTGTCAGGCTTTGGGAGTGAGCAGCTAGACACCAATGACGAGAGTGATTTTATCAGTACACTACGTTACATCTTGCCTTATTTCTCAGCGGTAAACCTAGATGTGAAATCACTGTTACTACCGTTAATTAAACTGCCAACCACAGGAAACAGCCTGGCAAAGATTCAAACTGTAGGCCAAAACCGGCAGAGAGTGAAGAGAGTCCTCATGGGCCCAAGGAGCATCCAGAAAAGGCACTTCAAAGAGGTAGGAAGGCAGAGCATCAGGAGGGAACAGGGTGCCCAGGCATCTGTGGAGAACGCTGCCGAAGAAAAAAGGCTCGGGAGTCCAGCCCCAAGGGAGGTGGAACAGCCCCACACACAGCAGGGGCCTGAGAAGTTAGCGGGAAACGCCGTCTACACCAAGCCTTCCTTCACCCAAGAGCATAAGGCAGCAGTCTCTGTGCTGAAACCCTTCTCCAAGGGCGCGCCTTCTACCTCCAGCCCTGCAAAAGCCCTACCACAGGTGAGAGACAGATGGAAAGACTTAACCCACGCTATTTCCACTTTAGAAAGTGCAAAGGCTAGAGTTACAAATACGAAGACGTCTAAACCAATCGTACATGCCAGAAAAAAATACCGCTTTCACAAAACTCGCTCCCACGTGACCCACAGAACACCCAAAGTCAAAAAGAGTCCAAAGGTCAGAAAGAAAAGTTATCTGAGTAGACTGATGCTCGCAAACAGGCTTCCATTCTCTGCAGCGAAGAGCCTCATAAATTCCCCTTCACAAGGGGCTTTTTCATCCTTAGGAGACCTGAGTCCTCAAGAAAACCCTTTTCTGGAAGTATCTGCTCCTTCAgaacattttatagaaaagaataatacaaaaCACACAACTGCAAGAAATGCCtttgaagaaaatgattttatggAAAACACTAACATGCCAGAAGGAACCATCTCTGAAAACACAAACTACAATCATCCTCCTGAGGCAGATTCCGCTGGGACTGCATTCAACTTAGGGCCAACTGTTAAACAAACTGAGACAAAATGGGAATACAACAACGTGGGCACTGACCTGTCCCCCGAGCCCAAAAGCTTCAATTACCCATTGCTCTCGTCCCCAGGTGATCAGTTTGAAATTCAGCTAACCCAGCAGCTACAGTCCCTTATCCCCAACAACAATGTGAGAAGGCTCATTGCTCATGTTATCCGGACCTTGAAGATGGACTGCTCTGGGACCCATGTGCAAGTGACCTGTGCCAAGCTCATCTCCAGGACAGGCCACCTGATGAAGCTTCTCAGTGGGCAGCAGGAAGTAAAGGCATCCAAGATAGAATGGGATACGGACCAATGGAAGATTGAGAACTACATTAATGAGAGCACAGAAGCCCAGAGTGAACAGAAAGAGAAGTCGCTTGAG ctcaaaaAAGAAGTTCCAGGATATGGCTATACTGACAAACTCATCTTGGCATTAATTGTTACTGGAATACTAACGATTTTGATTATACTTTTCTGCCTCATTGTG ATATGTTGTCACCGAAGGTCATTACAAGAAGATGAAGAAGGATTCTCAAG
- the LRRC37A2 gene encoding leucine-rich repeat-containing protein 37A2 isoform X6 has translation MPAPPQESTENLVPFLDTWDSAGELPLEPEQFLASQQDLKDKLSPQERLPVSPKKLKKDPAQRWSLAEIIGIIRQLSTPQSQKQTLQNEYSSTDTPYPGSLPPELRVKSDEPPGPSEQVGPSQFHLEPETQNPETLEDIQSSSLQQEAPAQLPQLLEEEPSSMQQEAPALPPESSMESLTLPNHEVSVQPPGEDQAYYHLPNITVKPADVEVTITSEPTNETESSQAQQETPIQFPEEVEPSATQQEAPIEPPVPPMEHELSISEQQQPVQPSESPREVESSPTQQETPGQPPEHHEVTVSPPGHHQTHHLASPSVSVKPPDVQLTIAAEPSAEVGTSLVHQEATTRLSGSGNDVEPPAIQHGGPPLLPESSEEAGPLAVQQETSFQSPEPINNENPSPTQQEAAAEHPQTAEEGESSLTHQEAPAQTPEFPNVVVAQPPEHSHLTQATVQPLDLGFTITPESKTEVELSPTMKETPTQPPKKVVPQLRVYQGVTNPTPGQDQAQHPVSPSVTVQLLDLGLTITPEPTTEVGHSTPPKRTIVSPKHPEVTLPHPDQVQTQHSHLTRATVQPLDLGFTITPKSMTEVEPSTALMTTAPPPGHPEVTLPPSDKGQAQHSHLTQATVQPLDLELTITTKPTTEVKPSPTTEETSTQPPDLGLAIIPEPTTETGHSTALEKTTAPRPDRVQTLHRSLTEVTGPPTELEPAQDSLVQSESYTQNKALTAPEEHKASTSTNICELCTCGDEMLSCIDLNPEQRLRQVPVPEPNTHNGTFTILNFQGNYISYIDGNVWKAYSWTEKLILRENNLTELHKDSFEGLLSLQYLDLSCNKIQSIERHTFEPLPFLKFINLSCNVITELSFGTFQAWHGMQFLHKLILNHNPLTTVEDPYLFKLPALKYLDMGTTLVPLTTLKNILMMTVELEKLILPSHMACCLCQFKNSIEAVCKTVKLHCNSACLTNTTHCPEEASVGNPEGAFMKVLQARKNYTSTELIVEPEEPSDSSGINLSGFGSEQLDTNDESDFISTLRYILPYFSAVNLDVKSLLLPLIKLPTTGNSLAKIQTVGQNRQRVKRVLMGPRSIQKRHFKEVGRQSIRREQGAQASVENAAEEKRLGSPAPREVEQPHTQQGPEKLAGNAVYTKPSFTQEHKAAVSVLKPFSKGAPSTSSPAKALPQVRDRWKDLTHAISTLESAKARVTNTKTSKPIVHARKKYRFHKTRSHVTHRTPKVKKSPKVRKKSYLSRLMLANRLPFSAAKSLINSPSQGAFSSLGDLSPQENPFLEVSAPSEHFIEKNNTKHTTARNAFEENDFMENTNMPEGTISENTNYNHPPEADSAGTAFNLGPTVKQTETKWEYNNVGTDLSPEPKSFNYPLLSSPGDQFEIQLTQQLQSLIPNNNVRRLIAHVIRTLKMDCSGTHVQVTCAKLISRTGHLMKLLSGQQEVKASKIEWDTDQWKIENYINESTEAQSEQKEKSLELKKEVPGYGYTDKLILALIVTGILTILIILFCLIVICCHRRSLQEDEEGFSRGIFRFLPRRGCSSRRESQDGLSSFGQPLWFKDMYKPLSATRINNHAWKLHKKSSNEDKILNRDPGDSEAPTEEEESEALP, from the exons ATGCCAGCCCCACCCCAGGAATCGACTGAAAATTTGGTTCCATTCCTGGACACCTGGGATTCAGCTGGAGAGCTGCCCCTGGAGCCAGAGCAGTTCTTGGCTTCACAGCAGGATTTAAAGGACAAGCTGAGTCCACAGGAAAGGCTCCCTGTTTCGCCCAAGAAGCTGAAGAAAGATCCAGCTCAGCGTTGGAGCCTTGCTGAGATTATTGGAATTATACGCCAATTATCCACACCTCAGAGTCAGAAACAGACTTTGCAGAATGAATATTCCAGTACAGATACACCGTATCCCGGTAGCCTGCCTCCAGAACTCCGGGTGAAGTCAGATGAGCCTCCAGGGCCCTCTGAGCAAGTTGGACCTTCTCAATTCCATCTAGAGCCCGAAACTCAAAATCCAGAGACCCTTGAAGACATCCAGTCCTCTTCACTCCAGCAAGAAGCCCCAGCACAGCTTCCACAGCTCCTTGAGGAAGAACCTTCTTCAATGCAGCAGGaggccccagctctgcctccagagtCCTCTATGGAGAGTCTAACTCTACCGAATCATGAGGTGTCAGTTCAACCTCCAGGTGAGGATCAAGCTTATTATCACTTGCCCAACATTACAGTTAAACCTGCAGATGTGGAGGTTACCATAACTTCAGAGCCTACCAATGAGACAGAATCTTCCCAAGCCCAGCAGGAGACCCCAATTCAGTTTCCAGAGGAGGTGGAACCTTCTGCAACCCAACAGGAGGCCCCAATTGAGCCTCCAGTTCCTCCTATGGAGCATGAACTTTCCATCAGTGAGCAGCAGCAGCCAGTTCAGCCTTCTGAGTCTCCTAGGGAGGTCGAATCTTCTCCGACCCAGCAGGAGACCCCAGGTCAGCCTCCAGAACATCATGAAGTCACAGTTTCACCTCCAGGTCACCATCaaactcatcatttagcttcaCCCAGTGTCTCTGTGAAGCCTCCAGACGTGCAGCTCACCATAGCAGCAGAGCCTAGTGCAGAGGTGGGAACTTCTCTAGTCCACCAGGAGGCTACAACTCGGCTCTCAGGGTCAGGTAATGATGTAGAACCTCCCGCCATCCAGCACGGGGGCCCACCTCTGCTTCCAGAGTCATCAGAAGAAGCTGGACCTTTAGCAGTTCAACAGGAGACTTCATTTCAATCTCCGGAACCTATTAATAATGAGAACCCCTCTCCAACCCAGCAGGAGGCTGCAGCTGAGCATCCACAGACCGCTGAGGAGGGTGAGTCTTCCCTAACCCATCAGGAGGCCCCAGCTCAGACTCCAGAGTTCCCTAATGTAGTTGTAGCTCAACCTCCAGAGCATTCACACCTGACTCAAGCCACAGTTCAACCTTTGGATCTGGGGTTTACCATCACTCCAGAATCCAAGACAGAGGTTGAACTTTCTCCAACCATGAAGGAGaccccaactcagcctcctaagaaagTTGTACCCCAACTTCGAGTATATCAAGGGGTAACAAATCCAACACCAGGTCAGGATCAAGCTCAGCATCCAGTGTCACCCAGCGTTACAGTTCAACTTTTGGACCTGGGACTTACCATCACTCCAGAACCTACTACGGAGGTTGGACATTCTACACCCCCGAAGAGGACTATAGTTTCTCCAAAGCATCCTGAGGTGACACTTCCACATCCAGACCAGGTTCAGACTCAGCATTCACACCTGACTCGAGCCACAGTTCAACCTTTGGACCTGGGGTTTACCATCACTCCAAAATCCATGACAGAGGTTGAACCTTCTACAGCCCTGATGACTACAGCTCCTCCTCCAGGACACCCTGAGGTGACACTTCCACCTTCAGACAAGGGTCAGGCTCAGCATTCACACCTGACTCAAGCCACCGTTCAACCTCTGGACCTGGAGCTTACCATAACTACAAAACCTACTACAGAGGTTAAACCATCTCCAACCACGGAGGAGACCTCAACTCAGCCTCCAGACCTGGGACTTGCCATCATTCCAGAACCCACTACAGAGACTGGACATTCTACAGCCCTGGAGAAGACTACAGCTCCTCGTCCAGACCGGGTTCAGACTCTGCATCGAAGCCTGACTGAAGTCACAGGTCCACCTACTGAACTAGAACCTGCTCAGGATTCACTGGTGCAGTCTGAAAGTTACACCCAAAATAAGGCTTTAACTGCACCAGAGGAACACAAGGCCTCCACAAGCACCAACATATGTGAGCTCTGTACCTGCGGAGATGAGATGTTGTCATGTATTGATCTCAACCCAGAGCAGAGGCTCCGCCAAGTGCCTGTGCCAGAGCCCAACACCCACAATGGCACCTTCACCATCTT aaatttccAAGGAAACTATATTTCTTACATTGATGGAAATGTATGGAAAGCATACAGTTGGACCGAGAAACT AATTCTCAGAGAAAATAACTTGACTGAATTACACAAGGATTCATTTGAAGGCCTGCTATCCCTCCAGTATTT AGATTTATCCTGCAATAAAATACAGTCTATTGAAAGACATACATTTGAACCACTACCATTTTTGAAGTTTAT aaatcttAGTTGCAATGTAATTACAGAACTCAGCTTTGGAACATTTCAGGCCTGGCACGGAATGCAGTTTTTACATAAGTT AATTCTCAATCACAATCCTCTGACAACTGTTGAAGATCCGTATCTCTTTAAATTGCCAGCATTAAAATATCT AGACATGGGAACAACGCTAGTCCCACTTACAACACTTAAGAACATTCTCATGATGACTGTTGAACTGGAAAAAct GATCTTACCTAGCCATATGGCCTGCTGCCTCTGCCAATTTAAAAACAGCATTGAGGCTGTCTGCAAGACAGTCAAGCTGCATTGCAACAGTGCATGTCTGACAAACACCACACATTGTC CTGAAGAAGCATCGGTAGGGAATCCAGAAGGAGCGTTCATGAAGGTGTTACAAGCCCGGAAGAACTACACAAGCACTGAGCTGATTGTTGAGCCAGAGGAGCCCTCAGACAGCAGTGGCATCAACTTGTCAGGCTTTGGGAGTGAGCAGCTAGACACCAATGACGAGAGTGATTTTATCAGTACACTACGTTACATCTTGCCTTATTTCTCAGCGGTAAACCTAGATGTGAAATCACTGTTACTACCGTTAATTAAACTGCCAACCACAGGAAACAGCCTGGCAAAGATTCAAACTGTAGGCCAAAACCGGCAGAGAGTGAAGAGAGTCCTCATGGGCCCAAGGAGCATCCAGAAAAGGCACTTCAAAGAGGTAGGAAGGCAGAGCATCAGGAGGGAACAGGGTGCCCAGGCATCTGTGGAGAACGCTGCCGAAGAAAAAAGGCTCGGGAGTCCAGCCCCAAGGGAGGTGGAACAGCCCCACACACAGCAGGGGCCTGAGAAGTTAGCGGGAAACGCCGTCTACACCAAGCCTTCCTTCACCCAAGAGCATAAGGCAGCAGTCTCTGTGCTGAAACCCTTCTCCAAGGGCGCGCCTTCTACCTCCAGCCCTGCAAAAGCCCTACCACAGGTGAGAGACAGATGGAAAGACTTAACCCACGCTATTTCCACTTTAGAAAGTGCAAAGGCTAGAGTTACAAATACGAAGACGTCTAAACCAATCGTACATGCCAGAAAAAAATACCGCTTTCACAAAACTCGCTCCCACGTGACCCACAGAACACCCAAAGTCAAAAAGAGTCCAAAGGTCAGAAAGAAAAGTTATCTGAGTAGACTGATGCTCGCAAACAGGCTTCCATTCTCTGCAGCGAAGAGCCTCATAAATTCCCCTTCACAAGGGGCTTTTTCATCCTTAGGAGACCTGAGTCCTCAAGAAAACCCTTTTCTGGAAGTATCTGCTCCTTCAgaacattttatagaaaagaataatacaaaaCACACAACTGCAAGAAATGCCtttgaagaaaatgattttatggAAAACACTAACATGCCAGAAGGAACCATCTCTGAAAACACAAACTACAATCATCCTCCTGAGGCAGATTCCGCTGGGACTGCATTCAACTTAGGGCCAACTGTTAAACAAACTGAGACAAAATGGGAATACAACAACGTGGGCACTGACCTGTCCCCCGAGCCCAAAAGCTTCAATTACCCATTGCTCTCGTCCCCAGGTGATCAGTTTGAAATTCAGCTAACCCAGCAGCTACAGTCCCTTATCCCCAACAACAATGTGAGAAGGCTCATTGCTCATGTTATCCGGACCTTGAAGATGGACTGCTCTGGGACCCATGTGCAAGTGACCTGTGCCAAGCTCATCTCCAGGACAGGCCACCTGATGAAGCTTCTCAGTGGGCAGCAGGAAGTAAAGGCATCCAAGATAGAATGGGATACGGACCAATGGAAGATTGAGAACTACATTAATGAGAGCACAGAAGCCCAGAGTGAACAGAAAGAGAAGTCGCTTGAG ctcaaaaAAGAAGTTCCAGGATATGGCTATACTGACAAACTCATCTTGGCATTAATTGTTACTGGAATACTAACGATTTTGATTATACTTTTCTGCCTCATTGTG ATATGTTGTCACCGAAGGTCATTACAAGAAGATGAAGAAGGATTCTCAAG